Within Haematobia irritans isolate KBUSLIRL chromosome 2, ASM5000362v1, whole genome shotgun sequence, the genomic segment TTCTTAGGCCATTTAGCGGAGCCCCGATCGAACTAATACAGGTTAGGTATAttagcagcccgatatttcacgctcacttaaactattcagtcaattgtgataacacactcatcactgagtgctgcccgattttatgtttagctcagtgacaaggtgcctctttttatatccgagtccaAATTGCGGTGAAAACACTTGGAAGTTTTATGGACAAACAGAACATAGTACAATCTTTGAATAttacttaaatattttatttcaaaacttgAAACACATTCCCTCTTGTGGGAGAGATGACGTAAGTTTGCGAACATAGAATgtcgtttatttttaatttatttttattttatttaacttattttacaaccaagccgaaattttgagattttaaacttttttaaaccGGAGCGGCGAGAGAAGAAAAACggcaaaataacatatttcaCATTTACAGAGACCTATTTTTAATGCAAGCTCAAGCAAAACTGAATCAATCAAACACAGAATGAAATGTCACATTTCTTAGGCCATTTAGCGGAGCCCCGATCGAACTAATACAGGTTAGGTATAttagcagcccgatatttcacgctcacttaaactattcagtcaattgtgataacacactcatcactgagtgctgcccgattctatgtttagctcagtgacaaggtgcctctttttatatccgagtccaAATTGCGGTGAAAACACTTGGAAAAGCTTTGAAAACTCAGAGATGTCACAGCATTATTGAAAGGGGATAATGCCATGAGGCTTTTTGTATGTATAAGtatagctccgttcgagaacccgataatttttgataattattacaaatttttattggaagtcgattttttttattggaaacgcCAGCAAAAGATAGCCggagagagactacatttgacagttatgagatagagaaattgcaagtttttgctagagatttttttcccagtaaaatcttgcaaaccatagcatacgttgccagctggttattaataacaaacaaagtaccaatacaatgtacatgttcggcaacaacgattggaagttaaatatacaggattcgttttttgttttcaatgttttagcagctgaaattttcaatgtgcaaatagttacgggataccgttcgtgtacttttcagcaattttgagcaaagagtgtaaaatacactcttactctcttgctagtttttactggatattttttactggaaaagtacgctAACAGACCTTATATAttcaataaatcaaaaataaaaataatttttaattttaaataatattctttaaaatgctaCACTGGAATGGAAAGTTAAACTGAAGTGGCAACACTGTTAGTTAAAAAGAGTACGCGTTGGTAACTCGCGTTAGAATTGCCATACGCTGTACGCTTTTAAGATGGCACAGTgggaaatgtaataaaaatatacactttaaaaaattcaaagatAATAATAGGAATAAGTTTAATAGAGTCTACTAGGGAATTCACTCTAGTTATTTTATGGGCTTAAAAATCGATATTAAGAAAACAGACTCAAGTTAGTCTAAAACTTAAGGTCAAATCGATGAATAATGCAGCTTCATACTGatctatatatttgatttctcgagtgtATAGAAACCATCATTTTAACTATACAAATCCGTATCTTTATTCGTCTTTTACACTTGTAAAAGCACAATCTTATTATCGGCTTTATCTcattcaaagatttttttataaataaaaaaattaacaaccattatatttcaaatttatttataggtGCTCGAAAGAAACCCAAACCCTGTGATTTAGATCGTAGCGATCGCTTTTGGGTAAATCATAAAGGCAGTCCATTTCCCACAGTTGCCGAAGCAATACAAGAAGAACTGGAATCTTATCGAAATTCTGAGGAGGAAATCAAACGTCTAAAAACATCAATGGGCATTGATGGCGAAACCGAGGTAGCATTCTCGATGGTTAATGATGCCACAGCACGATTAACAAATGCTGTCAACTCGCTACCACAACTAATGGAAAAGAAACGTCTTATTGATATGCATACAAAAATTGCAACCGCAATATTGAATTGCATTAAGGCACGCCGATTAGATTCTTTCTTCGAATTGGaagagaaaataatgtcaaaacaaACATTGGATAAACCTCTGATGGATTTGCTCAAAGATCCGGAATTTGGTACTGCCGAAGATAAATTACGTTTATTCATTATATTCTATATATGCTCGCAAAATGTTCCCGAttttgagatagagcgtcttaaaGAAACACTACAAGAGAATGGTTGTGATTTATCATCACTATCGTACATACAACGCTGGAAGGCTATAATGAATCGGACACCGAGTATGAATCAAGCTGCACAATATGAAGGTGGTGGCACCAAAACAGTGTCTATGTTTTCCAAATTAGTCTCACAAGGATCATCGTTTGTTATGGAGGGTGTTAAAAATCTGGTGGTTAAAAAACATGTAAGTGGGTAATGGGTATTTATAGatatcccaagaaataaaatatgttaattttttatgcCGTTTGTaatgcatcgaaatattgggatATTTTAAAGtctaatttttttgacaaaattttctattgaaataaaattttgacaacattttttatagaaataaaatttggacaaaattttctatggaaataaaattttaacaaaattttctatagaaataaaattatgacaaaatattctgtagaagtaaaatgttgacaaaatattcaatagaaataaaattttgacaaaattttctatagaaataaaagtttgtcaacatatttttttgaaataaaattttgacaaaattttctatagaaataaaattttgacaaaattttctatagaaataaaatttggacataattttctatagcaattttgacaaaattttctatagaaataaaattttgacaaaattttctatagaaataaaattttgacaaaattttctatagaaataaaattttgacaaaattttctatagaaataaaattttgacaaaattttcaatagtaataaaattttgacaaaattttctatagaaataaaattttgacaaaattttctatagaaataaaattttgacaaaattttctatagaaataaaattttgacaaaattttctatagaaattaaattttgacaaaattttctatagaaattaaattttgacaaaattttctatagaaataaaatttttataaaattttcaatagaaataaattttttacaaaagtgtttattgaaaaaattttttttgacaaaattttctatagaaataaaattttgacaacattttctatagaaataaaattttgacaaaatgttttatagaaataaaattctgtatggaaaaaaaattttgacaaaactttctatagaaataaaattttgtatggaaaaaaattgacaaaattttctatagaaataaaatttttacaaaattttcaatagaaataaaagttttacaaaagtgtctatagaaaaaaaaaatttgacaaaattttctatagaaataaaattttgacaaaattttctatagaaatgaaattttgacaaaattttctatagaaaataatttttttgacaaaataaagttttgcaaaataaaaattatttgtttgatagttgtttggtaaaattttctcccaattttgggagattatttttggctcgagtggcaaccgtggtcataTTACACTTATTTACTgacaagtttacaaaatttcatcgaaatcagttgagatttagatatagctcccaattaGGTGAAATTTGGTTATAATATTCTTATTTATTGACTATTATCTTAGTTAAAGTTGGctcaatgtaatcttctatagtatttAGTAAACctacaaaatatcatccaaatcattaagatttagacatagctcccatatataagtatcgcccgatttcataTCTTGCGTAAATTTGACTTtaaaatccttatttattaaTCAATGTTGCTTACATGTTAAATTCAGATGTATTAACCACGTCGTTTATatccaaaacatttttttaataataccaCCCAAAGGGCATAGGTTTACTGTTTCAGTAGGAGAGttctagtcggccccgtccgacttattactttactcacttgtttttatttgtgagTATTTGATTGTTTCTTCTAATACTATGAAATGGTTGTTATTTTTGCAGAGTCTTCCCGTTACCAAAATCACCGAACAAGTGATGGAATGTCGCAGTAATCCCGAAACAGATGACTACCTCTATTTAgatccaaaattgttaaagggtGGTGATGTTATGCCTAAAAATCGTGCACCATTTCAAGATGCAGTTGTGTTTGTGGTGGGCGGTGGCAATTATATCGAATACCAAAATTTGGTCGATTTTATTCGTCAAAAGCAAACGGCCAATGTTACAAAACGTATTGTTTATGGCTCATCGACACTGACAAATGCTCAGCAATTCCTAAAAGAACTCTCGGCCTTGGGTCGTGAAATTCAAGGGCCAGTTTTAAGTTAGGATCACGAGGGTTATTTGGCTAtggatatttttaatttcagatgCTGTTGAACAGTGCAGTGATGGATAGGGTAAAACCCCTAAAATAAATGCGCGATGATGATAATAGGCaatctttatataaaaaaagagaacgagaaaaacaatgaaaaaattttgcatgtcCCATGTGcttttaatttagatttttgtttaGATTGAATTATTTGTACTATTGTTTCTATAACATGTAATTTCTTTGTatgtaatttaataaataagataattatttttttataattacaaagataaaatacattaataaaaaacaaacaatcccTAAATATATTATGTTATACATCGAGAGGTGTTTGTCACACATAAaagcgtttttgttttttgtttttttgcgaaTTCTGAATTGGAACTAAGACTGAcaatgtatttctttatttttggttttaaaaaCTGAACTTATGGTGATTATgctattttaatttacataataataattatttgttgGCAAAACATCAATTTCCTTTCGTCCATTAACTAATCAGGTTTTACATCTCCTTGGAAGCCTGGTGATGTAAAACCCGACTTCCAAGATATTTGGCTACATTGAAGCTGGAGCGAAAATGAATTTAATGGTTATAACATCAGCATTTCCAAGTTGCTACAGTAACAACTAAAAccccttggagaagctttgaaatactcagaaatgtcaccagcattactggatGGGGATAAACCAtcgttgaaaaaatgtttagtgTTGGGCTGAAGGTGGAAATGTAcagacgaccctttgtatgcaatgcGTGTATGTTAACCATAGCACCACGTTGACTCCCAAAAGCAAAATAATGTATATGGATCATGAGAGGAGTTCAGTAACTTGAAGGTGAGACGAGACAAGttaatgttgatatatggttATCACGCAGTATACCTTCCTCTATATGTACGTcttatataaacaatttgtatcctatattttttgaggaaaatattggtacccATTTCCTTTTTGTATCTCACAATGCTTCCCATATTTTGCAGATACCTTTTAATCATGGGGGTCATTTAGTGAATGACATGATCTATGGCTATTTGTACCTTGATATCAAGAACTTTAATTGCACTTGTGGCCTAGCAGTATTTTACAGGGAGTTCCTTAAATAGCAAACTCAATGTTGACGAGATGTTGTGACATGATGTTGAATTGAAAATACCTTTCACGAGGAATGCGTAGTACGTAAATCATCGTCTCTGGATCTTTGGAAGTTTTGACCTCAGTGATCATTGTTTAACTTTGAAAAATTAACGACAATTTAGAAATgtctgttttgattttttcttagGTGACGAAATATTTTTAGCAAAGTCTTAAAGAAATTCCAAACCATTCATTTCttggaattttatatctactatCTTCCACTTTTCTGATATCTTGTCTTTTATAGACTTATTAGGGAATTTTTATACCTTTATATACGACTGCTAACTAGCAATCTGAGATGCTCTACCGGATAACTGTTGGGTATAGTAGGGTCGACGTTATGTTTGTTACACATTAACATGTACATGTCAGAGACCTTGTTTATACTATCCACCATAAAAtgtgggtatactaactttgttattccgtttgtaatgcatcgaaatattggaccgcataatgtatttatataaattatttgattCGATCGGTTTCCTTCCTTCCGCCCGTCTTTTAAATTCACGCTAAATAAAAATGCCATCGTCTTGAAACTGGACATAAGTAATTGAACATCAAGGTATGATTTTATTGCAtctgggttatattggacaatttttaaaagtatagctcctttttaaatttatttccagatttgacttcttgagcctactgaagaagcaattatctccaatttacttgaaatttgataGTATCCATCCACTAACtacaagcaaagaaaaaaatgtttggaaaacgttgttcgtttgaatttcttcgaatggATCAAACCTTtgtcacaaaaaaattaacatttttagttttgcaatagaaaatactTTTTAATATATGTAACATTACATTATTTACCTGCCCAAACGTCGTTTGTAAGCAATGTAATAGAGTGTGAAAAACCGACACCGGTTAATGGGATTCAATTTCACAAACCGTAACGGGATAGTAAAAATTTGGCATTTTCGGTTAATAGCGAAAAACGGGTTTTGGCCATCGGTTCTGTACTTCAATGCACTTTTTATCTACTTTGGCATATGATTCTTCCGAAACtcgaattttttgacaaaattttgtattgaaataaaattttgacaaaattttgtatagaaataaaattttgagaaaattttctatagaaatacatttttggcaaaattttctatagaaataaattttttacaaaatttttgtacagaaataaaatattgacaaaattttctatagaagtaaaattttctatagaagtaaatttttgacaaaattttctatagaaataaatttttggccaaattttctataaaaattttacaaaattttatatagaagtaaaattttgacaaaattatctatagaaataaaattttgacaaacttatctatagaaataacattttgataaaattttctatagaaataaaattttgaaaaaattctataaaaataaaaattttacaaaattttctatagaaataaaattttgacaaaattacctatagaaataaaattttgacaaaattacctatagaaataaaattttgacaaaattatctatagaaataaaaatttgacaaacttttctatagaaataaaattattacaaaattatctatagaaataaaattttgacaaaattttatataaaaataaaattttggcaaaattttctatagaaataaaattttgacaaaattttctatagaaatacaattttgacaaaattttctataaaaataaatttttgacaaaattttctatagaaataatatttttgcaaaattttctatagaaataaaattttgacaaaattacctatagaaatgaaattttgacaaaattatctatagaaataaaaatttgacaaacttttctatagaaataaaattattacaaaattatctatagaaataaaattttgacaaaattttatataaaaatacaattttggcaaaattttctatagaaataaaattttgacaaaattttctatagaaatacaattttgacaaaattttctataaaaataaatttttgacaaaattttctatagaaataatatttttgcaaaattttctatagaaataaagttttaacaaaattttctatagaaataacatttttacaaaattttctatagaaataaaattttgacaaaattatctataaaaataaatttttgacaaaattttttatagaaataaaattttgacaaaattttctatagaaataaaattttgacaaaattttctataaaaataaatttttgacaaaattatctatagaagtaaattttgacaatattttctatagaaataaagtattgtaaAGTTCTGTACTTCAATGCAATTTTTATCTACTTTGGCATATGATTCTTCCGAAACtcgaattttttgacaaaatattgtattgaaatacaaatttgacaaaattttgtatagaaataaaattttgagaaaattttctatagaaatacacttttgacaaaattttctgtagaaataaattttttacaaaattttctatagaaataaaattttgacaaaattttctatagaaataaatttttgacaaaattatctatagaaataaattttttttttgacaaaattatctatagaaataaaattttgaaaaaaaatttctatagaaataacattttgaaaaaaatttctatagaaataaaatttttacaaaattttctatagaaataaaattttgacaaaattttctatagaaataaaatttttacaaaattatctatagaaataaaattttgacaaaagtttatataaaaataaatttttggcaaaattttctatagaaataaaattttgacaaaattttctatagaaataaaattttgacaaaattttctatagaaataaaattttgacaacattttctatagaaataacatttttacaaaattttcttagaaataaaattttgacaaattttttatataataataaatttttgacaaaattttctatagaaataacatttttacaaaattttctatagaaataaagttttgacaaaattttctatagaaataacatttttacaaaattttctatagaaataaaattttctataaaaataaatttttgacaaaattttttatagaaataacattttgacaaaattttctatagaaataacattttgaaaaaaatttatataaaaatacatttttgacaaaattatctatagaagtaaattttgacaaaattttatatagaaataaagtattgacaaaattttccatagaaattaaattttgacaaaattttctatagaaataaaattttgaatattgaaattttgttttatttttcgttttttgatacaattttctacaaattttggtagattattttgggcactattttgtttctatctttACTGAAGAGCGAATGGTTCTACGCTGCAAtgttttttgcgacaaaaattgtccatgttccccgttcaaaaataataacattttgttcttgaaacatgtttgatacTTAcacccttctctgggtgtatttaTCGGCccttcataaaattattttgaagagGCTTTAAATAATTCGTTCCTACCCGACCTATCCACCTTGTCAATcaaggtaaaaataaaaataactaaaGTTCAAGTTTATGGTTACCACCGCATAAACTTGAACTACAGGAGATCAGTTATACTAGAAATAAGCGTCACTACAAatgaaattatccatagaaaaggAGCTTAGCCTGAAAAATCTTATCCAAGAAAAAATGTAGACTAATTTTTTTGTGCTATGTGGGCAAAAAGGCATTTCAATGCATAGTAGTCATTTATACGATATGGGTGATTGAAGACTACTCTGGACACACTGCATATCTTTATGTGTATGTCGGATAAATTCAAGTGTGAATGTGCGTGACGTGACTTCACTGCTTGCATTACACATTGCAACACGTAACATGGCAGCCATGACTGTGTTTTGAATCCCTCTTGGAATTACGAACTATTTTCCAAGTAACAACACCTcagaacagaaaaaaaaacgccaGAGTTAAAGCAATTGGAGCTTAAAGTGATGTCGCAATTATGCCCTATTTTAGCACCTTGTCAATCATTCATTCATTGTTCTTCAAGACTATCGTGGCTTGACATGCAGACATTGTGATGGACGGACATATGGATGATGAACATACAGATAGTCAGTTAGTTGTACGTACATGTGTACGACAACAATATGTTGGATATGTTTTTCCTTGATATTTCTTCAAAGTAGCTTTGATGGATCCCTGATATGCGTCaagataaacaaaaaacaatatccAGTGACTGGTGACTGCTTGAGACGTAGGAACATACCAGGTGTGTAAATGCTCCATAGTTGTGATGCATCGTGCttaatttcgatgtattacagccATGTTTGGACTAGCCAATGAATTGGTTAATTTTAAACTGGCGATTGAAAGTCATGAGAAATGAACTTAGAGGGATACacaataaaaataatctaccaaaaaaaaaaaaacaattccttCGACagatatgttttattattttattttagaagtttatttcagaattggcaatattatatattatgatctctcctattagcgacaattttttgggatgtatcccttgaattgtaaatattctatggaaaaatttggaatttttttttttgtatcgaaaattttgttaaaattttatttctatagaaaattttgtcaaaattttatttctatagaaaattttgtcaaaattttatttctatagaaaattttgtcataattttatttctatagaaaattttgtcaaaattttatttctatagaaaatttttttttctatagaaaatattgtcaaaattttatttctatcgaaaattttgttaaaattttatttctatagaaaatattggcaattttttatttctatagaaaatgttgtcaaaactttatttctatagaaaattttgccaaaattgtatttttataaaaaattttgtcaaaattttatttctatacaaaattttgtcaaaattttaattctatagaaaattttgtcaaaattttatttctttggaaaacgttgtcaaaattttatttctatagaaaattttgtcaacattttatttatatacaaaattttgtgaaaattttatttctatagaaaattttgtcataattttatttctatagaaaattttgtcaaaattttttttctatagaaaattttgtcaaaattttatttctatagaaaattttgtcaaaattttatcaatttttttctatggaaaatgttgccaaaatttgatttctatagaaaattttgtcaatattttgtttctaaagaaaattttgtcaaaattttatttttataggaaatttaagtacctcttacggccattttcacgtagctccgttagggtataactgccagttaacagaaaataaaatggaaatatcttcttTCCGGTTAAttataactgaaaatttttcagcagaTAAGCTCCTAACTAACACaaagaatatataggcaagatgatagATATACCCATAGTtcgatttaaaagttcgttagctaacggaacactaatggagcttcat encodes:
- the Slh gene encoding sec1 family domain containing Slh translates to MLTLRERQINAIKQMLNLNAQQPKVLAAEPVWKILIYDRVGQDIISPIISIKELRELGVTLHVQLHSDRDSIPDVPAIYFCMPTEENLDRIQQDFTNGLYDIYHLNFLAPISRQKIEDLAASALQAGCVANIHRVYDQYVNFISLEDDFFILKHQKSEQLSYYSINRANTRDDEMEALMDSIVDSLFAVFVTLGNVPIIRCPRNTAAEMVARKLEKKLRENLWDARSNLFHMDATQAGGGVFSFQRPVLLLLDRNMDLATPLHHTWSYQALVHDVLELGLNLVYVEDDQPTGGARKKPKPCDLDRSDRFWVNHKGSPFPTVAEAIQEELESYRNSEEEIKRLKTSMGIDGETEVAFSMVNDATARLTNAVNSLPQLMEKKRLIDMHTKIATAILNCIKARRLDSFFELEEKIMSKQTLDKPLMDLLKDPEFGTAEDKLRLFIIFYICSQNVPDFEIERLKETLQENGCDLSSLSYIQRWKAIMNRTPSMNQAAQYEGGGTKTVSMFSKLVSQGSSFVMEGVKNLVVKKHSLPVTKITEQVMECRSNPETDDYLYLDPKLLKGGDVMPKNRAPFQDAVVFVVGGGNYIEYQNLVDFIRQKQTANVTKRIVYGSSTLTNAQQFLKELSALGREIQGPVLS